ATCGCAACCGCCGTCGATCATCCGCGCGAACCAGTACAACGCGCCGTCGGGATTGGAGCCGCGCACCGATTTATGCAGTGCGGAAATCTGGTCGTAGAACGCTTCGCCGCCCTTGTCGAAACGACGGCGGGTATCGCCGAGCAGACTTTGCAGCAGATCGATGCCGATCTCGCTGTTGTCTTCTGCCAGGTCCGAAGCGTTTTCCAGCAGGTTCAGCAGCCGCCGGCCATCGCCATCGGCAGCCGACAGGAGCATCTGGAAGCCTTCATCGCTGAGGGTCAGCTGGCGCTTGCCCAGGCCACGCTCTTCGGTCAGCGCCCGATGCACCAGTTTGCGCAGGGCCGCTTCGTCGAGGCTTTTGAGCACGTAAACGCGTGCCCGGGAGAGCAACGCGTTGTTGAGTTCGAAGGAAGGGTTTTCCGTGGTTGCGCCGATGAAAATCAGCGTGCCGTCTTCAACATACGGCAGGAATGCATCCTGCTGCGACTTGTTGAAGCGATGCACTTCATCGACGAACAGGATGGTGCGCTTGCCGTACTGGCCGGCCTGCTGCTTGGCGATTTCCACCGACTGACGGATTTCCTTCACGCCAGCCAGTACCGCCGAGACCGTTTCAAAGTGCGCATCCGAGACTTCCGCGAGCAACCGCGCCAGGGTGGTTTTGCCCACGCCCGGCGGGCCCCAGAAAATCATCGAGTGCAGGGCACCCTGCTCCAGGGCTTCGCGCAAAGGCTTGCCGCGAGCCAGCAGGTGTTCCTGACCGACGTACTCGTCCAGATTGGCTGCGCGCAAGCGGGCGGCCAAGGGTTGAGCGATCGGGGCACTGCGAAACAGGTCCATCACGTGCGGTTGAAACCTCGCTTTATTACGCAGTTCTCAAGTCTGGCGAAATCCTGTGGCGAGGGAGCTTGCTCCCGCTGGACTGCGCAGCGGTCCCATTTCGGGGGGCGCTTCGCGCCTCAAGCGGGAGCAAGCTCCCTCACCACACAAGCCAGCTCCAACAGGTTTTGCGTCTTACTCTTGAATGACGTCGGCACCCTTGGGAATGTCGAACTTGAACTTGGACGCCGGGATCGGCTCGTTGGCCTTCACGCCGGTGAACAGGATATTGGTGCGCTGACCGACGCTGTCGATCAGTTGCATGTCATTGACCAGGCCATTGCGGAACGACAGGCGCAGGCTGTCGAACAGGGTGTCCTTGGTTTTCGGTTTCAAGGTGAAGTCGATCACGCCGCCGGCTTCCTTGGCGCTGATGTCAAAGCTCTGGCTGATCTTGGACACGTCGCCAGACAGCAGCAGCGCAGGTGTCTGGGTCAGGCGCTGGTCAAGGGTCTTGATGGTGACCTGTTCCAGGTCCGGGTCCCAAAGGGACACCTTCTTGCCATCGGAAACCATCAATTGCTCTTGCGGTGCGTCGGTATGCCAGTAGAACAGGCCAGGACGCTGCAGGGACATTTGCCCGGCCGTTTCCTGCAACTGGGTGCCGCTGCCATCCAGCGTCAGCTGAGAGAAGCGCGCAGTCAGGGTCTGGGATTTTTCCAGCAGTTGGGTCAGACGCGCCACGTCCTTGTCATCGGCGTGGGCCGAGAGCGTGGTCAAAGCCAGTACCGGCAGCAACAGCATGCGGATAAGACGCATGGGAGTCCTCATAACATTCGTGGGAGTTCGGGTGGCGCATCACTGCGCCATCCTTTCAAAATCAAAT
This region of Pseudomonas mandelii genomic DNA includes:
- a CDS encoding replication-associated recombination protein A, which codes for MDLFRSAPIAQPLAARLRAANLDEYVGQEHLLARGKPLREALEQGALHSMIFWGPPGVGKTTLARLLAEVSDAHFETVSAVLAGVKEIRQSVEIAKQQAGQYGKRTILFVDEVHRFNKSQQDAFLPYVEDGTLIFIGATTENPSFELNNALLSRARVYVLKSLDEAALRKLVHRALTEERGLGKRQLTLSDEGFQMLLSAADGDGRRLLNLLENASDLAEDNSEIGIDLLQSLLGDTRRRFDKGGEAFYDQISALHKSVRGSNPDGALYWFARMIDGGCDPLYLARRVVRMASEDIGNADPRALSLCLAAWEVQERLGSPEGELAVAQAITYLACAPKSNAVYMGFKAAMRSATEHGSLEVPLHLRNAPTKLMKQLGYGDEYRYAHDEPDAYAAGEDYFPEELEPQPFYQPVPRGLELKIGEKLNHLAQLDRLSPRQRRK
- the lolA gene encoding outer membrane lipoprotein chaperone LolA — its product is MRLIRMLLLPVLALTTLSAHADDKDVARLTQLLEKSQTLTARFSQLTLDGSGTQLQETAGQMSLQRPGLFYWHTDAPQEQLMVSDGKKVSLWDPDLEQVTIKTLDQRLTQTPALLLSGDVSKISQSFDISAKEAGGVIDFTLKPKTKDTLFDSLRLSFRNGLVNDMQLIDSVGQRTNILFTGVKANEPIPASKFKFDIPKGADVIQE